A window of the Listeria swaminathanii genome harbors these coding sequences:
- a CDS encoding YqeG family HAD IIIA-type phosphatase gives MLKQFSPDKMLNTPFGITAEQLRKMGKTTILTDLDNTLLAWDQLDATDEVINWFTILKEEGIKVMIFSNNNEERVARVAKAIDVPYLARAKKPLGANFRWALKELNATPEETVMIGDQIMTDIFGGNRQKLTTIFVRPVKQTDGMATKLNRMMESVILKRLAKKNQIKWEESL, from the coding sequence GTGTTAAAGCAATTCTCACCAGATAAAATGTTGAATACTCCATTTGGAATAACAGCAGAGCAGCTTCGAAAAATGGGAAAGACTACTATTTTAACTGATCTTGACAATACGCTGCTCGCATGGGATCAACTAGATGCAACGGATGAAGTTATCAACTGGTTTACTATATTGAAAGAAGAAGGAATCAAAGTGATGATTTTTTCTAACAATAACGAAGAACGAGTTGCTCGTGTGGCAAAAGCAATCGATGTCCCTTATTTAGCGCGGGCTAAAAAACCCTTAGGCGCTAATTTCCGCTGGGCTTTAAAAGAACTGAATGCAACACCAGAAGAAACTGTGATGATTGGTGATCAAATTATGACAGATATATTCGGTGGAAATCGTCAAAAATTAACAACTATTTTTGTTCGTCCTGTGAAACAAACCGATGGAATGGCGACAAAATTAAATCGAATGATGGAAAGCGTTATTTTAAAACGATTAGCGAAGAAAAACCAAATTAAGTGGGAGGAATCACTTTGA